The Primulina eburnea isolate SZY01 chromosome 6, ASM2296580v1, whole genome shotgun sequence genome contains a region encoding:
- the LOC140834372 gene encoding protein BIG GRAIN 1-like B, giving the protein MMNRREKSFREESNKSRRNPNNEPSFSSILLDEILRSTDTNAEKTGGLRFFTEKPVKRQLNFSAHTDQRSHSREHEEVGSFGRAYLVEKWRKEEQYNGKISAGKKHPYTPRFENKSSRDNDLLFFSSTSCSSDSSGALSAADPDLFVSTKNSRVPYSSSVAKPPKPVKICAKSKQEVGLSYNDQKNKKEVQNLIKPKSRASKIYTNFMTMKQPVSPGGKLTSFINYLFNNTNRKESRTNEGFRFQDSKKSPNASYSTRSSASSFSRSSSVIENSLKSIEKTRNGIQRSVGFDPASVILDEDLRLCGHKNSANENFGRSPLQKNGAHNDHKGYQNQRKEDFPMFGKHWEEDDKNDNYDGISDSSSDLFELDHLSMYTNNRFCGGVRNDLF; this is encoded by the coding sequence ATGATGAATCGCAGAGAAAAATCATTCAGAGAGGAGAGTAacaaatcaagaagaaatccCAATAACGAGCCATCGTTTTCCTCCATCCTTCTGGATGAAATCTTGCGTTCTACTGATACTAATGCTGAGAAAACAGGGGGTTTGAGGTTTTTCACAGAAAAACCAGTGAAGAGGCAGCTAAATTTCAGTGCCCATACTGATCAAAGAAGCCACAGCAGAGAACATGAAGAAGTGGGAAGTTTCGGAAGGGCCTATCTGGTTGAAAAATGGAGAAAAGAAGAACAATACAATGGGAAAATTTCAGCAGGAAAAAAGCATCCATATACGCCAAGGTTTGAGAACAAATCATCTCGAGACAACGATTTGTTGTTTTTTAGTTCGACTTCATGTTCTTCAGACAGCTCTGGAGCACTGTCTGCTGCAGAccccgatctctttgtttccaCGAAAAATTCACGAGTTCCTTATTCTTCATCGGTTGCTAAACCCCCTAAACCTGTCAAAATCTGCGCAAAAAGCAAGCAAGAAGTGGGGCTTTCATATAATGATCAGAAAAACAAAAAGGAAGTCCAGAACTTGATCAAACCCAAATCGAGAGCTTCAAAGATATATACAAATTTCATGACTATGAAACAGCCTGTTTCACCAGGGGGTAAGCTCACGAGCTTCATCAATTATCTTTTCAACAATACAAACAGAAAGGAGTCGAGAACAAATGAAGGGTTTCGGTTTCAAGATTCTAAAAAGTCCCCTAACGCATCATACTCAACCCGTTCATCAGCTTCTTCGTTCTCTAGATCGTCGAGTGTAATCGAGAACTCGCTAAAATCTATAGAGAAAACGAGAAATGGGATTCAAAGAAGCGTTGGATTTGATCCAGCTAGCGTGATTCTTGATGAAGATTTGCGACTCTGTGGACATAAGAACTCGGCCAATGAAAATTTTGGAAGGTCTCCGTTGCAAAAAAATGGGGCACACAATGATCACAAGGGCTATCAAAATCAGAGAAAAGAAGACTTCCCTATGTTTGGAAAACACTGGGAAGAAGATGATAAAAATGATAATTACGACGGAATTAGTGATTCGAGTTCGGATTTATTCGAGCTCGATCACTTGTCAATGTACACGAATAATAGATTTTGTGGTGGTGTACGAAATGACTTATTTTGA
- the LOC140833494 gene encoding uncharacterized protein: MADKTITVPGNQETFDAISNAEQFLMSEGDNDDPLFDSFLNNTANDPENGYYETNFSEFYLEENRQDQNMGNCSYFQEHSDHMNPMPIPICPVPSSTHSCICCQTLREIFHINGTDALKLEIHGRLGIISHAIEEKYSTDMSSQYHEYQKFDFWNKSISCVKQFLIKYCDDRRQEGYIVLQDPLSGFYEALSIGIDGYGSQDPDLFQASTDMNRKDSLNQLVEEESDVRLTKNYIAAQRERAGKLKLRDLAEYFHLPISAASKEMNICASAIKKICRKEGLSRWPHRKIKSIKSQISKKKKSLNSVDEDERERALAQIHELEQILELLCGENVG, from the exons ATGGCAGACAAAACTATTACCGTTCCAGGCAATCAAGAGACATTTGATGCCATTTCAAACGCAGAACAATTTCTTATGTCTGAAGGAGATAACGACGACCCTTTATTTGATTCATTCCTAAACAACACGGCGAATGATCCTGAAAATGGATATTACGAGACTAATTTTTCGGAATTTTATTTGGAGGAAAATAGACAAGATCAAAATATGGGGAATTGTAGTTATTTTCAAGAACATTCAGATCATATGAACCCAATGCCAATTCCCATTTGTCCGGTTCCGTCTTCAACTCACAGTTGTATCTGTTGTCAAACGCTTCGAGAGATTTTCCACATTAATG gtactgatgcGTTAAAACTCGAAATTCACGGACGACTGGGGATAATCAGTCACgcaattgaagaaaaatatagCACTGATATGTCTTCTCAATATCACGAGTACCAAAAGTTTGA TTTCTGGAATAAAAGCATAAGCTGTGTGAAGCAATTCTTGATCAAGTACTGTGATGATCGTAGACAAGAAGGTTACATTGTATTGCAAGATCCTCTGTCCGGCTTTTATGAGGCATTGTCCATCGGAATTGATGGATATGGCAGTCAAGATCCTGACCTTTTCCAAG CAAGCACGGATATGAACCGAAAGGACAGTTTGAACCAACTAGTAGAGGAGGAAAGCGATGTAAGATTAACTAAGAACTACATTGCTGCACAG AGGGAAAGGGCAGGGAAATTGAAACTGAGGGATTTGGCAGAGTATTTCCATCTGCCTATCAGTGCGGCGTCTAAGGAAATGAATATATGCGCATCTGCCATAAAGAAGATATGCCGTAAGGAAGGCTTATCACGATGGCCTCACAGAAAG ATAAAGAGTATCAAGAGCCAAATatcgaagaaaaagaagagtTTGAATTCGGTTGACGAGGATGAAAGGGAACGTGCTTTGGCGCAGATACATGAGCTTGAGCAAATACTGGAACTTCTTTGCGGAGAAAACGTTGGctga